In Erpetoichthys calabaricus chromosome 2, fErpCal1.3, whole genome shotgun sequence, a genomic segment contains:
- the nanog gene encoding homeobox protein NANOG translates to MADWRMPGPYYAYAYSLLYPDQNYWANADGEPMVPQMVQPMLNMASYSEPPPVYPPVQVDSRSDKDSASPDSCSAGDSDILSEGQELPGSARLQAMGSPVTGEPVSSTLGDNDGNREIATPDRNNFDATANVKAKKRKLRTAFSQEQMEALRQRFQVQKYLTPVEMKTLATMIGLTYKQIKTWFQNRRMKMKRYQKENSGPEACFPVMPTTAPAKWQGLHSQGYYLRRHQGEDAEYPKQNSSTAPLPALYPPPQHTYPHHPPLPDPEYCDKVLSKELSIKSEEDWQRHPSGMAVPMRFDYCGSLSTIAQGQPQPLPSYEEQISAAGPQMVQMGSPYAGCHYALEQYMCRKNSVS, encoded by the exons ATGGCTGACTGGCGTATGCCTGGACCCTACTACGCGTATGCGTACAGCCTTCTGTACCCCGATCAGAACTACTGGGCCAATGCTGACGGGGAGCCGATGGTGCCGCAGATGGTGCAGCCGATGCTAAACATGGCGAGTTACTCGGAGCCGCCGCCAGTATATCCTCCTGTCCAGGTAGACAGCAGAAGCGACAAGGACTCCGCTAGTCCAG ACTCCTGTTCTGCCGGCGACTCCGATATCTTGTCCGAGGGTCAGGAGTTACCCGGAAGCGCCAGACTTCAGGCGATGGGGAGCCCAGTTACAGGTGAACCCGTGTCCAGTACACTGGGGGACAACGACGGGAACCGGGAGATTGCCACGCCAGATCGAAACAACTTTGATGCTACTGCGAACGTAAAGGCGAAGAAACGCAAATTGCGCACCGCTTTCTCGCAAGAGCAAATGGAAGCTCTTCGGCAACGTTTTCAAGTGCAGAAGTATCTAACGCCAGTAGAAATGAAGACTCTGGCGACGATGATCGGGCTCACCTATAAACAG ATAAAGACTTGGTTCCAGAACCGAAGAATGAAGATGAAGCGCTACCAAAAGGAGAACTCTGGCCCAGAAGCTTGCTTTCCAGTtatgccaaccactgcacca GCAAAATGGCAAGGGTTGCACTCACAAGGATACTATCTACGTAGACATCAAGGTGAAGATGCAGAATATCCAAAGCAGAACAGTTCAACTGCGCCACTACCTGCTTTGTATCCACCACCTCAACACACCTATCCGCACCACCCACCTCTGCCTGATCCTGAATACTGTGACAAAGTCTTGAGTAAAGAATTAAGCATCAAAAGTGAGGAAGACTGGCAACGACACCCTTCAGGCATGGCAGTTCCAATGCGTTTTGATTATTGTGGAAGCCTTTCCACTATAGCTCAAGGACAGCCTCAGCCACTACCGTCATATGAGGAACAAATCTCTGCAGCAGGACCCCAAATGGTGCAGATGGGTAGTCCGTATGCGGGCTGCCACTATGCACTTGAACAGTATATGTGCAGAAAGAACAGTGTTTCTTAA